From Ananas comosus cultivar F153 linkage group 8, ASM154086v1, whole genome shotgun sequence, one genomic window encodes:
- the LOC109714576 gene encoding NAC domain-containing protein 86-like, producing the protein MTSMTLPPGFRFHPTDDELVGYYLKRKVDGVKIELDVIPVVDLYKFEPWELPDKSFLPKRDLEWFFFCPRDRKYPNGSRTNRATVSGYWKATGKDRKIVCELSIYGIRKTLVFYQGRAPGGERTDWIMHEYRLCEDFSHGTSNFVGGFALCRVVKRNDNGLKTSDLESKAKRGPSPILGLSLEGCCSKASKIPEEHSSLASTVSTPINSPEDIRRDVEFNPVLIDSDHQIQHALKSAQCSEAVYQSATTPWLPSSAESNSPCSPSHLSSINFAGDDFLINDFHGDECLSFLPSLEELSDHSFEFDMLKYPNTSLSGAETWNQLVPPTICRQESAGEEANLWFQEDNMIIMI; encoded by the exons ATGACTTCTATGACTCTGCCCCCGGGTTTCCGGTTCCATCCCACGGATGACGAATTGGTGGGATACTACTTGAAGAGAAAAGTCGACGGTGTCAAGATCGAGCTCGATGTAATTCCGGTGGTCGATTTGTATAAGTTTGAGCCGTGGGAGTTACCAG acAAATCATTCCTCCCGAAAAGAGATTTGGAGTGGTTCTTCTTTTGCCCGCGAGATCGGAAGTACCCAAATGGGTCACGCACAAACAGAGCGACGGTATCAGGCTACTGGAAAGCCACGGGCAAGGACCGCAAGATTGTGTGCGAGCTTTCTATTTACGGGATCAGGAAAACTCTCGTTTTCTACCAAGGAAGGGCTCCTGGAGGAGAAAGAACTGATTGGATCATGCACGAATACCGTCTCTGCGAAGATTTTTCTCATGGAACCTCTAACTTCGTG GGAGGTTTTGCTTTGTGCCGTGTAGTCAAGAGAAATGATAATGGCCTGAAAACAAGTGATCTTGAATCCAAAGCTAAAAGAGGTCCTTCTCCTATACTTGGCTTAAGCTTAGAAGGATGCTGCAGCAAAGCTTCAAAGATCCCAGAAGAACATTCGTCTCTTGCAAGCACTGTTTCAACACCAATCAATTCTCCAGAAGATATAAGAAGAGATGTGGAGTTTAATCCTGTTTTAATAGACTCTGATCACCAAATCCAACATGCTTTGAAG AGTGCTCAGTGTAGTGAAGCTGTATATCAGTCGGCAACAACACCGTGGCTTCCTAGTTCAGCAGAATCAAATTCACCTTGCAGTCCCTCTCATCTATCCTCCATCAACTTCGCAGGGGATGATTTTCTTATTAATGACTTTCATGGCGACGAATGCCTCTCATTTCTCCCAAGTTTGGAGGAGCTCTCCGATCATAGCTTTGAATTTGATATGCTGAAATACCCGAATACATCTCTCAGTG GTGCTGAGACCTGGAACCAATTAGTACCTCCAACAATCTGTAGGCAAGAAAGTGCAGGAGAGGAGGCCAACTTGTGGTTTCAGGAGGACAATATGATAATTATGATATGA
- the LOC109714687 gene encoding pentatricopeptide repeat-containing protein At1g08070, chloroplastic-like, with amino-acid sequence MRGGPLHGQVLKLGLDSDLYTETTLISMYAACGDVGGARKVFDKMDQRKNRVVWTSMVSWYTMNGYPKDALLLFAEMELEEGMEGDEVAIASALSACAELKDLEYGKKLHCRIRQSGMKICVVLGTALINLYAKCGEMESAREVFDETPERNIVAWSAVISGYAQNNQGKEALKEFKKMVSDSDHKPNAITVMAVLSACAQEGDLALGKWVHVNVEREGLNHSTGLKNSLIDMCSKCRKIDVACEIFEGMKEKDIVSWNAMINGLALHGLGDKALIYFSLMQKDGIKPDDITFIGVLSACSHGGLSWAVGRSGEVHPGDAHEAGWSSMGWGALLSGSNAYGNVELGEKAAKELLDIEPNNDSVYDFMCFCRTSMLRRSTGKK; translated from the exons ATGAGGGGAGGGCCCCTTCACGGCCAAGTTTTGAAACTGGGTTTGGACTCTGATCTCTATACCGAGACCACATTGATATCAATGTATGCAGCATGTGGGGATGTCGGTGGTGCTAGAAAGGTGTTTGATAAAATGGACCAGAGAAAAAATAGGGTTGTTTGGACTAGCATGGTAAGTTGGTATACCATGAACGGTTACCCAAAAGATGCATTGCTACTTTTCGCCGAGATGGAATTAGAAGAGGGGATGGAGGGAGACGAGGTTGCCATTGCGAGCGCCCTCTCGGCTTGCGCGGAATTGAAGGATTTGGAATATGGGAAGAAGCTGCATTGCAGAATTCGGCAATCAGGGATGAAGATATGTGTGGTTCTGGGCACGGCTTTGATCAATTTGTATGCCAAGTGTGGTGAAATGGAGAGTGCAAGAGAGGTGTTTGACGAAACTCCTGAGAGGAATATTGTGGCGTGGTCCGCGGTGATTTCCGGGTATGCTCAGAACAATCAGGGCAAAGAAGCTCTTAAAGAATTTAAGAAGATGGTTTCTGATTCTGATCATAAGCCTAATGCGATCACCGTTATGGCGGTGCTTTCGGCTTGTGCTCAAGAAGGGGATTTGGCTCTCGGAAAGTGGGTTCATGTCAATGTTGAAAGAGAAGGGTTGAATCACTCCACTGGATTGAAGAACTCACTCATTGATATGTGCTCGAAGTGCCGCAAGATTGATGTGGCCTGCGAAATTTTCGAAGGGATGAAGGAGAAGGACATTGTTTCTTGGAATGCTATGATCAACGGGCTCGCACTTCATGGGCTCGGCGATAAAGCCCTTATCTACTTCTCCCTGATGCAGAAGGATGGAATTAAGCCAGATGATATAACCTTCATTGGTGTATTATCAGCTTGCAGTCATGGGGGTTTA AGCTGGGCTGTTGGAAGAAGCGGAGAAGTTCATCCAGGAGATGCCCATGAAGCCGGATGGAGCAGTATGGGGTGGGGGGCTTTGCTTAGCGGAAGCAATGCATATGGAAATGTAGAACTTGGCGAGAAAGCAGCAAAAGAGCTTCTTGATATAGAACCGAACAACGACAGTGTTTATGACTTTATGTGCTTTTGTCGAACATCTATGCTAAGAAGAAGCACTGGAAAGAAGTGA
- the LOC109714574 gene encoding 3-hydroxyisobutyryl-CoA hydrolase 1-like, which yields MASSRDAGDDGADQVLVEEKGFTRILTLNRPRQLNACSFPMIMQLLKHFTAYEEDPKVKLLIMKGKGRAFCAGGDVAAVARSITEGHWTMGAKFFWTEFILNYIIATYRKPQVSILNGIVMGGGAGLSIHGRFRVVTEKTVFAMPETALGLFPDIGASYFLSRIPGFFGEYVGLTGVRLDGAEMLACGLATHFVHSTKLTSLEESLTKVDTSDHFAICGIIDQFSQQVPVKESSAFHRLDIIDKCFSKRTVEDILSALEQEVLHGAEDWLTAAIQSLKKASPTSLKISLRSIREGRMQRIGQCLIREYRMCCHVLRGDVSKDFFEGCRAILVDKDRNPKWEPSRLEMIDDKVVDKYFDKVDDPDWEDLKLPTRPNSTTTYVSKL from the exons ATGGCGTCATCTCGAGATGCGGGGGACGACGGGGCCGATCAG GTTTTGGTAGAGGAAAAAGGCTTCACAAGAATTTTAACACTGAACAGGCCTCGGCAATTGAACGCCTGCTCTTTTCCAATG ATTATGCAACTGCTGAAACATTTTACTGCTTATGAGGAGGACCCTAAAGTCAAACTATTGATTATGAAG GGAAAAGGAAGAGCGTTTTGTGCTGGAGGTGATGTTGCTGCAGTTGCTCGTTCCATAACTGAAG GTCATTGGACCATGGGTGCTAAGTTTTTCTGGACTGAGTTCATTCTAAACTATATAATTGCAACCTACCGCAAACCTCAG gtttccATTCTTAATGGAATTGTCATGGGAGGAGGGGCTGGTCTCTCCATTCATGGAAGATTCAGAGTAGTGACAGAGAAAACG GTCTTTGCAATGCCTGAAACAGCGCTTGGTTTGTTTCCAGATATAGGTGCTTCCTATTTTCTATCAAGAATTCCCGGCTTCTTTG GAGAATATGTTGGCTTAACTGGTGTAAGACTGGATGGTGCTGAAATGCTTGCTTGTGGCCTTGCTACTCACTTTGTCCATTCTACG AAATTGACTTCCCTTGAAGAATCACTTACTAAAGTGGACACCTCTGATCATTTTGCTATCTGCGGAATAATCGACCAGTTCTCTCAACAGGTGCCAGTGAAAGAAAGTAGTGCTTTTCATAG GTTGGATATAATTGACAAATGCTTCTCCAAAAGAACAGTTGAAGATATTCTTTCTGCTCTG GAACAAGAGGTTCTACATGGTGCTGAGGACTGGCTTACAGCAGCAATTCAGTCATTGAAGAAGGCTTCACCTACCAGTCTAAAGATTTCTCTTAGATCA ATCAGAGAAGGGAGGATGCAGAGAATCGGCCAATGCTTAATTCGAGAGTATAGAATGTGTTGCCATGTATTGCGTGGCGATGTCAGCAAGGATTTTTTTGAG GGTTGCAGGGCTATATTGGTGGATAAAGACAGAAATCCAAAG TGGGAGCCCTCGAGGCTGGAAATGATAGATGACAAAGTGGTCGATAAGTATTTCGACAAAGTCGACGACCCAGATTGGGAGGATTTGAAACTACCCACTAGACCTAATTCAACCACGACGTACGTCTCAAAACTTTAG